A genomic stretch from Canis lupus baileyi chromosome 3, mCanLup2.hap1, whole genome shotgun sequence includes:
- the TMEM95 gene encoding sperm-egg fusion protein TMEM95 isoform X2 produces MWVLALGGVFLATTQACILCQLSARDLSGRLAHVCSQVEAKWKDCGASWNFPAFALDEVSMNRVIEKTHRVLRVMALAAKDQAPPVHPGSSLRACLPKSRSSGSQDPAPLCLDSCPAAGHPEPRGGVQLLQTKRGPVKTLPASQPPLLKGRSPPPPLPLEGISQPFSSHPEGSAFHTLKPNVPKVPGSDGLWGPRHPQGEHSPAPPPQPSTNQMGAVTDSRKISTEGKNPLQAPPLPHPLLPILGSGGWLPQKLLLGLL; encoded by the exons ATGTGGGTGCTGGCATTAGGTGGGGTGTTCCTGGCGACCACCCAGGCCTGTATCCTCTGCCAGCTCTCAGCTCGAGACCTGTCGGGCCGCCTGGCCCACGTGTGCAGCCAAGTGGAGGCTAAGTGGAAGGACTGTGGGGCCTCCTGGAACTTTCCGGCCTTTGCCTTAG ATGAGGTGTCCATGAACAGAGTCATAGAGAAGACTCACCGAGTCCTGAGGGTTATGG CTTTGGCTGCAAAAGATCAAGCTCCCCCAGTACACCCGGGAAG CTCTCTGCGCGCCTGCCTGCC gaagtcacGATCTTCGGGAAGCCAGGATCCTGCTCCTCTCTGTCTTGATAGCTGCCCTGCTGCTGGGCATCCTGAGCCTCGTGGTGGA GTCCAATTACTTCAAACCAAAAGAGGACCTGTGAAGACActgccagcctcccagcctccactcCTAAAGGGCAGGAGCCCACCACCTCCACTCCCCTTGGAGGGAATCAGCCAGCCCTTTAGCTCCCATCCCGAAGGCTCAGCCTTCCACACCCTGAAGCCCAATGTCCCCAAGGTCCCGGGGTCAGACGGCCTCTGGGGACCCAGGCACCCACAGGGGGAACATTCCCCTGCCCCGCCGCCCCAGCCCTCTACGAATCAGATGGGAGCAGTCACTGATTCCAGGAAAATATCtacagaaggaaagaatcccCTCCAGGCACCACCCCTCCCACACCCCCTCCTGCCTATTCTCGGAAGCGGGGGCTGGCTGCCCCAGAAGCTACTCTTGGGGCTCTTATGA
- the TMEM95 gene encoding sperm-egg fusion protein TMEM95 isoform X4 — translation MWVLALGGVFLATTQACILCQLSARDLSGRLAHVCSQVEAKWKDCGASWNFPAFALDEVSMNRVIEKTHRVLRVMALCAPACRGRTTLYNCSTCQSTQVQLLQTKRGPVKTLPASQPPLLKGRSPPPPLPLEGISQPFSSHPEGSAFHTLKPNVPKVPGSDGLWGPRHPQGEHSPAPPPQPSTNQMGAVTDSRKISTEGKNPLQAPPLPHPLLPILGSGGWLPQKLLLGLL, via the exons ATGTGGGTGCTGGCATTAGGTGGGGTGTTCCTGGCGACCACCCAGGCCTGTATCCTCTGCCAGCTCTCAGCTCGAGACCTGTCGGGCCGCCTGGCCCACGTGTGCAGCCAAGTGGAGGCTAAGTGGAAGGACTGTGGGGCCTCCTGGAACTTTCCGGCCTTTGCCTTAG ATGAGGTGTCCATGAACAGAGTCATAGAGAAGACTCACCGAGTCCTGAGGGTTATGG CTCTCTGCGCGCCTGCCTGCC GGGGCAGAACCACCCTCTACAACTGCTCCACCTGCCAGAGCACCCAG GTCCAATTACTTCAAACCAAAAGAGGACCTGTGAAGACActgccagcctcccagcctccactcCTAAAGGGCAGGAGCCCACCACCTCCACTCCCCTTGGAGGGAATCAGCCAGCCCTTTAGCTCCCATCCCGAAGGCTCAGCCTTCCACACCCTGAAGCCCAATGTCCCCAAGGTCCCGGGGTCAGACGGCCTCTGGGGACCCAGGCACCCACAGGGGGAACATTCCCCTGCCCCGCCGCCCCAGCCCTCTACGAATCAGATGGGAGCAGTCACTGATTCCAGGAAAATATCtacagaaggaaagaatcccCTCCAGGCACCACCCCTCCCACACCCCCTCCTGCCTATTCTCGGAAGCGGGGGCTGGCTGCCCCAGAAGCTACTCTTGGGGCTCTTATGA
- the TMEM95 gene encoding sperm-egg fusion protein TMEM95 isoform X6, translating to MWVLALGGVFLATTQACILCQLSARDLSGRLAHVCSQVEAKWKDCGASWNFPAFALDEVSMNRVIEKTHRVLRVMALAAKDQAPPVHPGSSLRACLPGQNHPLQLLHLPEHPGSHDLREARILLLSVLIAALLLGILSLVVESNYFKPKEDL from the exons ATGTGGGTGCTGGCATTAGGTGGGGTGTTCCTGGCGACCACCCAGGCCTGTATCCTCTGCCAGCTCTCAGCTCGAGACCTGTCGGGCCGCCTGGCCCACGTGTGCAGCCAAGTGGAGGCTAAGTGGAAGGACTGTGGGGCCTCCTGGAACTTTCCGGCCTTTGCCTTAG ATGAGGTGTCCATGAACAGAGTCATAGAGAAGACTCACCGAGTCCTGAGGGTTATGG CTTTGGCTGCAAAAGATCAAGCTCCCCCAGTACACCCGGGAAG CTCTCTGCGCGCCTGCCTGCC GGGGCAGAACCACCCTCTACAACTGCTCCACCTGCCAGAGCACCCAG gaagtcacGATCTTCGGGAAGCCAGGATCCTGCTCCTCTCTGTCTTGATAGCTGCCCTGCTGCTGGGCATCCTGAGCCTCGTGGTGGA GTCCAATTACTTCAAACCAAAAGAGGACCTGTGA
- the TMEM95 gene encoding sperm-egg fusion protein TMEM95 isoform X9, which produces MWVLALGGVFLATTQACILCQLSARDLSGRLAHVCSQVEAKWKDCGASWNFPAFALDEVSMNRVIEKTHRVLRVMEIKGSFSSLPLYQLWLQKIKLPQYTREALCAPACRPITSNQKRTCEDTASLPASTPKGQEPTTSTPLGGNQPAL; this is translated from the exons ATGTGGGTGCTGGCATTAGGTGGGGTGTTCCTGGCGACCACCCAGGCCTGTATCCTCTGCCAGCTCTCAGCTCGAGACCTGTCGGGCCGCCTGGCCCACGTGTGCAGCCAAGTGGAGGCTAAGTGGAAGGACTGTGGGGCCTCCTGGAACTTTCCGGCCTTTGCCTTAG ATGAGGTGTCCATGAACAGAGTCATAGAGAAGACTCACCGAGTCCTGAGGGTTATGG AGATCAAAGggtctttctcctccctccccttgtaCCAGCTTTGGCTGCAAAAGATCAAGCTCCCCCAGTACACCCGGGAAG CTCTCTGCGCGCCTGCCTGCC GTCCAATTACTTCAAACCAAAAGAGGACCTGTGAAGACActgccagcctcccagcctccactcCTAAAGGGCAGGAGCCCACCACCTCCACTCCCCTTGGAGGGAATCAGCCAGCCCTTTAG
- the TMEM95 gene encoding sperm-egg fusion protein TMEM95 isoform X1 has translation MWVLALGGVFLATTQACILCQLSARDLSGRLAHVCSQVEAKWKDCGASWNFPAFALDEVSMNRVIEKTHRVLRVMALAAKDQAPPVHPGSSLRACLPGQNHPLQLLHLPEHPGALLAQKALLPRKSRSSGSQDPAPLCLDSCPAAGHPEPRGGVQLLQTKRGPVKTLPASQPPLLKGRSPPPPLPLEGISQPFSSHPEGSAFHTLKPNVPKVPGSDGLWGPRHPQGEHSPAPPPQPSTNQMGAVTDSRKISTEGKNPLQAPPLPHPLLPILGSGGWLPQKLLLGLL, from the exons ATGTGGGTGCTGGCATTAGGTGGGGTGTTCCTGGCGACCACCCAGGCCTGTATCCTCTGCCAGCTCTCAGCTCGAGACCTGTCGGGCCGCCTGGCCCACGTGTGCAGCCAAGTGGAGGCTAAGTGGAAGGACTGTGGGGCCTCCTGGAACTTTCCGGCCTTTGCCTTAG ATGAGGTGTCCATGAACAGAGTCATAGAGAAGACTCACCGAGTCCTGAGGGTTATGG CTTTGGCTGCAAAAGATCAAGCTCCCCCAGTACACCCGGGAAG CTCTCTGCGCGCCTGCCTGCC GGGGCAGAACCACCCTCTACAACTGCTCCACCTGCCAGAGCACCCAGGTGCGCTGCTGGCCCAAAAAGCGCTGCTTCCCAG gaagtcacGATCTTCGGGAAGCCAGGATCCTGCTCCTCTCTGTCTTGATAGCTGCCCTGCTGCTGGGCATCCTGAGCCTCGTGGTGGA GTCCAATTACTTCAAACCAAAAGAGGACCTGTGAAGACActgccagcctcccagcctccactcCTAAAGGGCAGGAGCCCACCACCTCCACTCCCCTTGGAGGGAATCAGCCAGCCCTTTAGCTCCCATCCCGAAGGCTCAGCCTTCCACACCCTGAAGCCCAATGTCCCCAAGGTCCCGGGGTCAGACGGCCTCTGGGGACCCAGGCACCCACAGGGGGAACATTCCCCTGCCCCGCCGCCCCAGCCCTCTACGAATCAGATGGGAGCAGTCACTGATTCCAGGAAAATATCtacagaaggaaagaatcccCTCCAGGCACCACCCCTCCCACACCCCCTCCTGCCTATTCTCGGAAGCGGGGGCTGGCTGCCCCAGAAGCTACTCTTGGGGCTCTTATGA
- the KCTD11 gene encoding BTB/POZ domain-containing protein KCTD11 — protein sequence MTQFCPHPGSSAFSSLAVSPVVPKISPPPVPSSAPSFGGPVTLNVGGTLYSTTLETLTRFPDSMLGAMFRAGTPIPPNLSPQGGGHYFIDRDGKAFRHILNFLRLGRLDLPRGYGETALLRAEADFYQIQPLLDALRDLEASRGTPVPTAALLHADVDASPRLVHFSARRGPHHYELSSVQVDTFRANIFCTDPECLGAMRARFGVASEDRAEGGPHFRLEWAPCPAELPEVEYRRLGLQPLWTGGPGELREVVGTPGFLEEVLRVALEHSFRLDSVFPDPEDLLNSRSLRFVRH from the coding sequence ATGACCCAATTCTGCCCACACCCAGGCAGTtctgccttttcttctcttgcGGTATCTCCCGTAGTCCCCAAAATTTCGCCGCCTCCTGTGCCCTCTTCGGCCCCCTCTTTTGGGGGCCCCGTGACCCTGAATGTTGGGGGCACACTATACTCCACCACTTTGGAGACCCTGACTCGCTTCCCGGACTCCATGCTGGGGGCCATGTTCAGGGCCGGCACCCCCATACCCCCCAACCTCAGCCCCCAGGGAGGTGGCCACTACTTCATCGACAGAGATGGCAAGGCCTTCCGGCACATCCTCAATTTCCTGCGGCTGGGCCGCCTCGACCTGCCCCGTGGGTATGGGGAGACGGCACTTCTCAGGGCAGAGGCCGACTTCTACCAGATCCAGCCCCTCCTGGATGCCCTGCGGGACCTGGAGGCCTCTCGGGGGACCCCGGTACCCACTGCTGCCCTGCTCCACGCAGACGTGGATGCCAGCCCCCGCCTGGTGCACTTCTCTGCTCGCCGGGGCCCACACCACTATGAGCTGAGCTCTGTGCAGGTGGATACCTTCCGAGCCAACATCTTCTGCACCGACCCCGAGTGCCTGGGTGCCATGCGGGCCCGCTTTGGTGTGGCCAGTGAGGATAGGGCTGAGGGCGGCCCACACTTCCGTCTGGAGTGGGCCCCCTGTCCCGCAGAACTCCCGGAGGTGGAGTATAGGAGACTGGGGCTGCAGCCGCTGTGGACTGGGGGGCCGGGAGAGCTGCGGGAGGTGGTGGGCACACCAGGTTTCCTAGAGGAGGTGCTGCGGGTCGCTCTGGAGCACAGCTTCCGTCTAGACTCCGTCTTCCCTGACCCCGAAGACCTGCTCAACTCGCGATCTCTGCGCTTCGTGCGGCACTGA
- the TMEM95 gene encoding sperm-egg fusion protein TMEM95 isoform X5 gives MWVLALGGVFLATTQACILCQLSARDLSGRLAHVCSQVEAKWKDCGASWNFPAFALDEVSMNRVIEKTHRVLRVMEIKGSFSSLPLYQLWLQKIKLPQYTREALCAPACRGRTTLYNCSTCQSTQVRCWPKKRCFPGSHDLREARILLLSVLIAALLLGILSLVVESNYFKPKEDL, from the exons ATGTGGGTGCTGGCATTAGGTGGGGTGTTCCTGGCGACCACCCAGGCCTGTATCCTCTGCCAGCTCTCAGCTCGAGACCTGTCGGGCCGCCTGGCCCACGTGTGCAGCCAAGTGGAGGCTAAGTGGAAGGACTGTGGGGCCTCCTGGAACTTTCCGGCCTTTGCCTTAG ATGAGGTGTCCATGAACAGAGTCATAGAGAAGACTCACCGAGTCCTGAGGGTTATGG AGATCAAAGggtctttctcctccctccccttgtaCCAGCTTTGGCTGCAAAAGATCAAGCTCCCCCAGTACACCCGGGAAG CTCTCTGCGCGCCTGCCTGCC GGGGCAGAACCACCCTCTACAACTGCTCCACCTGCCAGAGCACCCAGGTGCGCTGCTGGCCCAAAAAGCGCTGCTTCCCAG gaagtcacGATCTTCGGGAAGCCAGGATCCTGCTCCTCTCTGTCTTGATAGCTGCCCTGCTGCTGGGCATCCTGAGCCTCGTGGTGGA GTCCAATTACTTCAAACCAAAAGAGGACCTGTGA
- the TMEM95 gene encoding sperm-egg fusion protein TMEM95 isoform X8 — translation MWVLALGGVFLATTQACILCQLSARDLSGRLAHVCSQVEAKWKDCGASWNFPAFALDEVSMNRVIEKTHRVLRVMALCAPACRGRTTLYNCSTCQSTQVRCWPKKRCFPGSHDLREARILLLSVLIAALLLGILSLVVESNYFKPKEDL, via the exons ATGTGGGTGCTGGCATTAGGTGGGGTGTTCCTGGCGACCACCCAGGCCTGTATCCTCTGCCAGCTCTCAGCTCGAGACCTGTCGGGCCGCCTGGCCCACGTGTGCAGCCAAGTGGAGGCTAAGTGGAAGGACTGTGGGGCCTCCTGGAACTTTCCGGCCTTTGCCTTAG ATGAGGTGTCCATGAACAGAGTCATAGAGAAGACTCACCGAGTCCTGAGGGTTATGG CTCTCTGCGCGCCTGCCTGCC GGGGCAGAACCACCCTCTACAACTGCTCCACCTGCCAGAGCACCCAGGTGCGCTGCTGGCCCAAAAAGCGCTGCTTCCCAG gaagtcacGATCTTCGGGAAGCCAGGATCCTGCTCCTCTCTGTCTTGATAGCTGCCCTGCTGCTGGGCATCCTGAGCCTCGTGGTGGA GTCCAATTACTTCAAACCAAAAGAGGACCTGTGA
- the TMEM95 gene encoding sperm-egg fusion protein TMEM95 isoform X3, with the protein MWVLALGGVFLATTQACILCQLSARDLSGRLAHVCSQVEAKWKDCGASWNFPAFALDEVSMNRVIEKTHRVLRVMEIKGSFSSLPLYQLWLQKIKLPQYTREALCAPACRGRTTLYNCSTCQSTQVQLLQTKRGPVKTLPASQPPLLKGRSPPPPLPLEGISQPFSSHPEGSAFHTLKPNVPKVPGSDGLWGPRHPQGEHSPAPPPQPSTNQMGAVTDSRKISTEGKNPLQAPPLPHPLLPILGSGGWLPQKLLLGLL; encoded by the exons ATGTGGGTGCTGGCATTAGGTGGGGTGTTCCTGGCGACCACCCAGGCCTGTATCCTCTGCCAGCTCTCAGCTCGAGACCTGTCGGGCCGCCTGGCCCACGTGTGCAGCCAAGTGGAGGCTAAGTGGAAGGACTGTGGGGCCTCCTGGAACTTTCCGGCCTTTGCCTTAG ATGAGGTGTCCATGAACAGAGTCATAGAGAAGACTCACCGAGTCCTGAGGGTTATGG AGATCAAAGggtctttctcctccctccccttgtaCCAGCTTTGGCTGCAAAAGATCAAGCTCCCCCAGTACACCCGGGAAG CTCTCTGCGCGCCTGCCTGCC GGGGCAGAACCACCCTCTACAACTGCTCCACCTGCCAGAGCACCCAG GTCCAATTACTTCAAACCAAAAGAGGACCTGTGAAGACActgccagcctcccagcctccactcCTAAAGGGCAGGAGCCCACCACCTCCACTCCCCTTGGAGGGAATCAGCCAGCCCTTTAGCTCCCATCCCGAAGGCTCAGCCTTCCACACCCTGAAGCCCAATGTCCCCAAGGTCCCGGGGTCAGACGGCCTCTGGGGACCCAGGCACCCACAGGGGGAACATTCCCCTGCCCCGCCGCCCCAGCCCTCTACGAATCAGATGGGAGCAGTCACTGATTCCAGGAAAATATCtacagaaggaaagaatcccCTCCAGGCACCACCCCTCCCACACCCCCTCCTGCCTATTCTCGGAAGCGGGGGCTGGCTGCCCCAGAAGCTACTCTTGGGGCTCTTATGA
- the TMEM95 gene encoding sperm-egg fusion protein TMEM95 isoform X7, giving the protein MWVLALGGVFLATTQACILCQLSARDLSGRLAHVCSQVEAKWKDCGASWNFPAFALDEVSMNRVIEKTHRVLRVMEIKGSFSSLPLYQLWLQKIKLPQYTREALCAPACRSHDLREARILLLSVLIAALLLGILSLVVESNYFKPKEDL; this is encoded by the exons ATGTGGGTGCTGGCATTAGGTGGGGTGTTCCTGGCGACCACCCAGGCCTGTATCCTCTGCCAGCTCTCAGCTCGAGACCTGTCGGGCCGCCTGGCCCACGTGTGCAGCCAAGTGGAGGCTAAGTGGAAGGACTGTGGGGCCTCCTGGAACTTTCCGGCCTTTGCCTTAG ATGAGGTGTCCATGAACAGAGTCATAGAGAAGACTCACCGAGTCCTGAGGGTTATGG AGATCAAAGggtctttctcctccctccccttgtaCCAGCTTTGGCTGCAAAAGATCAAGCTCCCCCAGTACACCCGGGAAG CTCTCTGCGCGCCTGCCTGCC gaagtcacGATCTTCGGGAAGCCAGGATCCTGCTCCTCTCTGTCTTGATAGCTGCCCTGCTGCTGGGCATCCTGAGCCTCGTGGTGGA GTCCAATTACTTCAAACCAAAAGAGGACCTGTGA